The genomic interval TTtatattgtgatttatttgactGATTGACTCtagttcaaaataaataaataaataaataatataaaaattgattGGATAACTAAAGGTTCTGTTGTATTGATGAAGTCCTTGAAGTAGTTTCAGTGAAGTACCAACAATATATGGTCATGGTGATTggtaaaaattttcaattatgcCACCAGTTCCATCACTGAGTTTTCAGTTTTTTCCCACTTTGACTAATGTGTGAATCAAAGAAATATATGGATCTAATAAGCAATTGATGATATggaaatttcattatatttgagCCATTTTCAAGCTGCAACCACAAAGAATGTGCTGATCTGCAATTTTTTCTTGAACAGAGGGCTGTGATCCTATGGGTACAAGATCCTGCTGAAAGGGATGCAACTTTGGCTCATGAGGCTCTTAAAAAGAAGGGGTATCGACATGCGTCTATCATTGTTGAGATTGCGTGTGCCTCCTCTCCAGACCATCTGATTGCTGTACGACAAGCCTACTGCTTCCTCTACTACTCTTCACTTGAAGAagacataattaattattattctcgACACCCTTTCCTGACTCAGGTGAGTTTATGATTGGGAAGTAATGTGAATGTAGTTGAAATCGCCTCAGAAAATGCTGTTTATTTCTTTTACCTCACATCCTCTATAGTTTAACCTGAGCAGTATTTTTGTGCAGTTACTGGTCCGTCTTGTGAGCTCCTATAGGTATGATGGTATGTATGTGAATGAGAACTTGGTTGATACTGATGCAGCTGAGCTCTATAATGCTATCAAACTGTGGCAACAAGAGCCCCCCACAGGTCTTGTGAACATTCTTTCCACAAGAAGCTTTCACCATCTGAAAGAAAGTTTCCACTGTTACCAAAAAACAAATGGGAAATCCTTCTACGAGGTACTCGTAAGCAGCGTTGCAAGTATAGTTGACTGAAACAACCTTATGTTAAAAATGCAGATATGCCTCCACTTTTAATTGATTGATGCAAGATTAAAGACATttcaatagtttttattgttgtttttttattttatgctgtgtatttgatttttgaatggAGAACTGCTGCTCTAGCGATATTTACTTCCACAAAATTCCTGTATTCTTGCTAGTGGATCAACTTGATCATGTTAGACCTTTTATATCGGAAAATGAAGATATTACAATATAAGCTACTGCTGTCTCTTCTACTGATGCTCTGAATTGGCAGGATGTTGAGAGCAACAAGAGCTATGACAATGAGCTCAAATCCATACTGATTACTGTTGTTTGCTGCATAGAGTCTCCAGAAAAGCACTTTGCAGAGGTAATAGTCATTCTTTGTAATAAGAACAGATTAAAGATTATTAATCTTTTCTTGATGAAACCGTTGATAATCAGGTTGTTAGGACCTCAGTGGTCAGCTTGGGAACAGATGAGGACTCGTTAACAAGAGCTATCGTAACTCGTGCTGAGATTGATATGAAGAACATCAAAGAGGAATATATGATCAGATACAAAACCACTGTTAATGCTGATATTATTGGCGACACATCCGGAGATTACAAGAATTTCTTGCTCACCCTGGTTGGAAGTGCTGAACCTTGACAACCATGAGCCCCTTGTATAGTTGGAAGATCATTGTAAGTTTAAGAAATAACATTGGTCGAATTAAATTGCATTAGAGTATTGTTGATATATTGTAAGGATTGTTTGATAAACAAGCTCTGCTTGGATGCTGCTGGATTCTTTTGAATTCCATCTGTTTTACAAATTGTTTCAGTTATTTCAAGAGACTCTGAGGCTTTATTTTCGTTGAAACTTTATAATTGCACATTTTTGTACCATAAACATTTCAAGGAAAGGGGTTGAACCATGCCTAAACAGCCAATTATCATGAGCAAGGATATCATTGGCTTATTGCAGGGGCTTTTGTTGAGATTAATTAACAGCTTGTGCAAATAATAGTTGGATTAATTGCAGTGATTCAGCAGATGTGATTTAATCGCCTCATTGTTGATATTGGATCCTTAATTTAATTCAGCGGCGAGGCCAAATGATGAACTTGAAACTCATTATTTGTTAAGGTGTAAATTATTCATGTTAAGTGCTCACTATTGAATTGAGTTATATCAAATCAGTGAGACATATGACTCCAAACATTtggacatatatatacataaatatatatatatatatatatatataaaaaggaagCAGACGAGAAAAATacgaagtaaaataaaataaaataataaaattgatggAGGGAGTCTTTATGAGCAGTAAAGAGTATAGGGTTATCAGTTATCAAGCGAAAATATAACTTACAACTAACAGCATTTAGAATCACTTCTGTGGAATAAAGTGCTTAGTTACAATTAAGAGCCCGGATCAGCTTTGGGTGCAAAAGAACTTGATTTAGAAATGGCAATGCACTTAATTTATTAAGAGagattaatttcaattttttttcaatccttttttattatcactcattgaaaacaacaattttatcAAGATGCGTTGCCAATATTCTTTTACCTCAAAATCACTACACTAACaacaattttaacaataaataaatcttcCATTAACTAAAAGTTCTTCCACTAACAAAATCGGTTTGATTTTGTAGTTTGCCATGTCTTGTAAAATCATTCCTTAAGTCATGCAAACCTTAAAAGTTCTCTCGATCACAACTTCAAATACTCGATCTGTGACAATTGAACAACATCTTTCTAGTGTATTAAAATTAACGATTGCACTAATTTACAACCCCAAAAATCCATCATCTTGGGTTATCCAGAGCAATACATAATACTTGCCTATATTGAggtaaaaatttataatgagtctttaaaatatattatatatatatataaccttgtTCCTACATACCTTTATAAGGATGATGAAATTGGATTGATGGATTTCTCTAAGCATCCGTAAGGACCCTTTATCATGCACTGATTCCTCCCAGACGATCCATGCCAATGTAAATCACCTGTTAAAGTTGCATTTGAATTCATCGGTTGCTGTATAGCCCTTTCTTTTTGTGTATGCAAATTGGTTTACGAGAGGAAATGCATTTGTACATCTGTGTCGTCTATATGCTCAGTGTATGTCACTGGGTGCATCGAATGGgactgggccccactgggtgcaaggcctcaaattTGACCTgatcagagtcaaccctaacaaacAGAATAGGAATAGTAATACAAAACTACAAATAGGATAACAGAAACCGAAATAATACAAGTAAGGGTTTTAGCAGCCCTACAGAAAATCGGGCCCAACAAACAGTTTGCGAACCACGAATATAGACATAATACAAGTCTTACTCATACAGAAAAGTTCATTACAAAGATACTGCCAAAGTAGGAAATACGACCCCAAGACACCTCGATCCTAGACTTAATCTTCTCCTGCGAGAACAGAATTTAcagagtgcatgagccacaagggcctaGTAGGATCCTAGAAATAACAGATAATGCAAATTTTgcagaataataataataataattcatacaGAAATATAGAAAATCCTCAAAATCcagaataaatcaaaaatacGGAAAACACGCAGAAAACAGATGTGTACATCTCTCTGACtgataacagaaatcaacagcatgaggctggatcatcgactgtgaagtcggaacaaaacaaaacagaatATCAACAACCGAAGCCGGATCTTCGACCTCAGTTAGGGGGTAGcactactacagaaaacatatgcacatggctaggacttactcctcctagctgggcaagccaggaatggagatgtactaaaaccgcAGAAATTCAGAATACATACAGAGAAATACCAAAGAAATAATGCAGAAAATAAAggaattaaataactaaaataagtaacaaaaataaataaaattacaaagtaattaaataattaaataaataataaatgtcaTAAATACGAAATTTTGCGGGTGTGAGAGCCTACTTGGCTCTAAGCTACAAGGTTGGTGTCACCAATCCCGCAAACTAAGACTCGCTACAGAAATCTAACCCAACAAAAGAAACTACACTCAGAAATAAGTCTTGGGCCGGGCCTAACTTACCCTAAGCCGTAGAGGAAGAATTTATACCCACTCAAACCATAATCTAAAAGAAAcacgaaataaaataaaacatgagaaCAAGTATTAAATCACCAGGCTTTAACAATCACAACATGATAATCACTAATTAGAAAGTCTAGGCCAACTAAAGATCAGGACACCTCACACAGATATAAACATATACACATGCAACAAACTATAATTCAAGATAAAAGAATCCCATGCTTAGACCAAAATGTTGATAAATAACAACTAAATTATACAAGGCTGCACACTCACAATGTCAGGTTCACAAACATGAAGGCCTatatctaaataattaaaaaaaatgactgtTAGTTTCAGGTCCAAGCTTACAGGATGCATATAGAAAATATCATCACTAAACTAAAGGCATTCTATGATCTCATATAATACTAATAACAAGAAAAACTACAGACAACGCATCCTAAGGAAATTAATCATTCTACTAATAAACTCAAAAGCATTATTACGGATATAACCTCACCGGCTAAATGCTAATTTTAAAAACAGTTTAGCCCAATAAGATAGGAATCTCAATAATGATTTAACTTATAAGCCAGAATTTGCAAAGCAACATGTAAATTCCTTCCATAAAaagagtatatacatatatatatatatatatatatatatatatatatatattccagaAAACTCATGAATACCAGAAACTCATGAATACCACCACTTCAACAACTTTACAACACCCAAACATAAACAAGATTTAAGATTTTAAGATTCcagcattattattatttttttaaacatgaaaaaaacaaactagGAAATAACCCAGGCTTAAGAACTAAACATCACCAAAATCTGATAATCACAAGAATAACATCAGACTACAACTATCAAAAGAATCCACATTATGAAAACCCACTAGTTCTACCAACTCAA from Dioscorea cayenensis subsp. rotundata cultivar TDr96_F1 chromosome 7, TDr96_F1_v2_PseudoChromosome.rev07_lg8_w22 25.fasta, whole genome shotgun sequence carries:
- the LOC120265777 gene encoding annexin D3 codes for the protein MSTLTVPQPLPTPEEDCHKLYKAFKGWGTDEKAIIEILGRRSAVQRREIREVYARLFPKSLIDSLHSELSGDFRRAVILWVQDPAERDATLAHEALKKKGYRHASIIVEIACASSPDHLIAVRQAYCFLYYSSLEEDIINYYSRHPFLTQLLVRLVSSYRYDGMYVNENLVDTDAAELYNAIKLWQQEPPTGLVNILSTRSFHHLKESFHCYQKTNGKSFYEDVESNKSYDNELKSILITVVCCIESPEKHFAEVVRTSVVSLGTDEDSLTRAIVTRAEIDMKNIKEEYMIRYKTTVNADIIGDTSGDYKNFLLTLVGSAEP